Sequence from the Canis lupus baileyi chromosome 24, mCanLup2.hap1, whole genome shotgun sequence genome:
ATTCTTGCAGACATTTAAAGAAGGGTTTCCTCTATCCAGACTGTCCACTCTAGGCTAAACAGGGAGGGTCTAGGAAATTGCACCTTTCTTTCCTCGAAATGGGGTACCTGTTGCCATCTAGTGGTAATTCTGTgtggtggcaaaaaaaaaaattcagcttctACACTGACCCGTTTCTTACTGTCCACCAAGTTTCCTGTTTCCAACCTTCTCTTTTAAAGTTTCCCATTTCCCAATCTCTAGCCTGGGATTTCTCCATGGGAAAGAGCCTATCTTCCCCTGTATTCTTCGGGTTCCCTTGCCTTTAAGGAATTGTGCCCTTAAACACTAAGGCGTGGAGCCCACAGCACCACCTCCCCAGGGAATCGGACTCAGGCTCTCGGCAAGCCCCATGGAATGGTCACTGTCCTTCCAGTGTTCCCAGAGCCCTGGTGGGCTCTTGGATGCCTAGTCCTATGAAGCCACAGTGTCATCTCCCACCACCCCTTCTTatgccctgcacctgccccagcccAAGGACACACTGTGAGTCCTTTCTGCTCTGTTCCCTCCGCTGCTCTGCACTAGTAGGCTCTCCACTCCATCTCACCACCAATCCTACTGGCAACCCTCAGGTGACCCTGCTCACTCCAGCCAAAAGGGAggtccacccccaccaccccgccccacccTCAATGGGTTTTGGGGAGTACTTGGATTGCCGCTGTGCTACTGTTGCCAGACTGCCTGCCTCCCTTGTGTTACAGGCATTTGGGACTACGTCGCATTTCCTCATGGTTCTTTGAGGGCAGGCCTGTGTCTCCCATTCCATCCCCCACAGCTCCTGCCCAGGCCCTAGGGGATGAGGCTGGGTGCAGAAATGCCCAGTAAGTGGATGAAGCCAAGGAGGTATCTCCCTTCACCAGCAAAGGTGTTAGGTCTCTTCTGAGCAACTAAGGGTCCCAGGTGGGAAAGATGTGACACCCTCTGCAGATGAGGGCCTGGCTCACTATCTGCTGGGGGGAGAAAATATAATCAccctaaaatattaaatgaatacaaACAGGCCATAAGACTACATGTCACatgcatttataaatatgtaaaaaattatatacatgatCTGTGTGTTGATCAAATACGTATGATATATATAACATCAGAATGTTAATAGTGATGGTTTTTTGAATTCTTGGTATTTTCCTATATTCTTCAAAATCCCTGCTTTGAAAGATAGCATTTGAAAGACAACTCGGGCAGCTCTAGATGTGTGTGTGCCGGGAGAGCCTCATACCTTTGAGTAAATCAACCTGGCCGGGCCCGGCTCCGTTACTGGGGGTCCCCTGCAGCTGGCCGTCTGGAGCAGCCTGgtgtgggtgggcaggtgggctgTGCCGGCTCCCccagctcctctcctctccccagtgCAGATGGGGAGTTTGCCGTGACCCACATGACCAAGGCCCACCTCTTCTCCACGGGCACCGTGCACTGGGTGCCCCCCGCCATCTACAAGAGCTCCTGCAGCATCGACGTCACCTTCTTCCCCTTCGACCAGCAGAACTGCAAGATGAAGTTCGGCTCCTGGACCTATGACAAGGCCAAGATCGACCTGGAGCAGATGGAGCAGATGGTGGACCTGAAGGACTACTGGGAGAGCGGCGAGTGGGCCATCGTCAACGCCACCGGCACTTACAACACCAAGAAGTATGACTGCTGTGCCGAGATCTACCCCGACGTCACCTACTACTTTGTCATCCGGCGCCTGCCCCTCTTCTACACCATCAACCTCATCATCCCCTGCCTGCTCATCTCCTGCCTCACCGTGCTCGTCTTCTACCTGCCCTCGGACTGCGGCGAGAAGATCACGCTCTGCATCTCCGTGCTGCTCTCGCTCACCGTCTTCCTCCTGCTCATCACCGACAtcatcccctccacctccctggtCATCCCGCTCATCGGCGAGTACCTGCTCTTCACCATGATCTTCGTCACGCTCTCCATCGTCATCACGGTCTTTGTCCTCAACGTCCACCACCGCTCTCCCAGCACCCACACTATGCCCCGCTGGGTGCGGGTGGCTTTTCTGGGCTGTGTGCCCCGGTGGCTTCTGATGAACCGGCCCTTGCCCCCCTTGGAGCCCCACGACGCCCCGGATCTGAAGCCCAGCTCCTCTTATCACTGGCTGGAGACCAACGTGGATgcggaggagagggaggaggaaggggaggaggaagaggaagacagatGGGTGTGGGCGGCTCATTCATCCCCGGCCGTGGGTGCCCTCTGCAGCCATGGCGGTCTGCACCAAAGGGCCTCAGGTCCCAGGGCGGAAGCCCAGCTGCAGGAGGGTGGGCTTCTGCTGTCACCTCGCATACAGAAGGCTCTGGAAGGTGTGCACTACATTGCTGATCACCTGCGATCTGAGGATGCTGACTCTTCAGTGAGTTGGGGCCGGGAGAGGGGCTCTTTCTCTTGGTGACCACCTCTCATCCCAAGGTGATAGTGTAGACCATCTAGTCTCCTCTCCATGAGGACCTGTTTCTCTCAGTTGTGGCCCTTGGGAGTCTGGACTAAACTGTGATAAATAAAGTCTAGCTGGCAGGTGACAGACTAGCGGCCCAGAATGCCCAGCTAAGGCTAACGGGAACAGCAAGCCAGAGAGGGAGGGATTTCGGGTGCTGAAAGTCCCCGTGCCATCCTTATCACCATTGCCCTATaggtggtggggaaggggacagagggaggcgGAGGGACTATTGTCCAATGATAAATCAGATAAATCATGCTGTTGCTTCCGCATCCTTCCTCCTTTGTCCTGATGGTTTCCCCCCAATCctatttgtttctgggctctgggCATTTTGTGGAATTCACTATTCATCCACAAACCCTGGGGAACTTTGGTTGTACCTGGTGAACTCTCCCCCCCACCGCCCGGTGCCTCCTGTGCCTGGTATTATTAGGTCAGCAGGCCACTGCTTAGGATCACAGATGTCTTCTTATCCACCTAGGGAAGGATGGAAGGCCAGATGGTTATTAGCGGGTGGCCTTGTTGAGTGGATAAAAAATCATTATATCTAATCTGGGGGCAGGTAGGAATCCAGACCTGCTTGCTTGGGCTGTAAGTCCAAATTCCACAAAGCACACCACCTCCCCTTGACTGTCCCAACCTTCCTTGGGCCACATCTACCCTCACCTACCTcctcctctctatctcctggaatGGGTGTGGGATTGGGAAGGGAGGCTAATGGGGGCAAAGTCTTCACCATTTTGTAACTGCTGGgtgttgtctattttttaaatttttataaaagattttgtttctttggcaaagagagagaatgtgaaagaGAGCAATAgtagggtagagggagagggagaaagaagctgattccccactgagcagggagccagtcgcagggcttgattccaggaccctgagatcatgacctgagccctaaaggcagacactgaactgactaagccacccaggtgcccctgccaagAGTTGAGTTTAAATCACTGCAGGCCACCTGGGAAGGTCCATGCCCCTTGGTGCTTCTAGAACCTTAGCCCCCTGTAGCTGGAACTTGAAAGTCTTTGGAAAGGCTCTGGGTCATGTCATAAGGGTGAAATAGGGCAGAGTTCATTAGGAGAGGCTTGTTTGAGTCTTGAGACAACCTTAGCTTCCCAAGGTTTCAGTGCGGCCACTGCTGCCCCCAGAGGCTGTGCCCAGGTGGGATGCTTCCCCTTTCGCAATGGGCCTCTGTCACTGTGAGCCCATTTCTACTTGCAGGTGAAGGAAGACTGGAAGTATGTGGCCATGGTCATTGATAGGATATTCCTCTGGTTGTTTATCATCGTCTGCTTCCTGGGGACCGTTGGACTCTTTCTTCCTCCGTTCCTGGCTGGAATGATCTGATTTCCTGTTCCTTGCTTTGACCCAAAGGTGGCACTACTGACATCTGTAACCACTGCCTCCTTCAGAGTACGCCTATGGGGTCAACGCCATCTGACTGCAGGTGCTTCTCTGTGGAGTCCCTACACTGGCCTAGTCATCGAAGACTCCTTGGGTCAATTAATTCACTTGACGTTATTGTACTGCATGCAGAGAatctgctgggcacagagccctgTTTTAGGTGCTGAGGAATGAAGAAATAAGGAACTTGCTCTGCAGAAGGTTTCGATATGATGGGGACAATATGAAGCCCTGTAGGATTCTCCTGCAGGGGCCAATAAAGACACTGAGTAACAGGAGGAGCAAGCAGGACGATCCAGGGGGTAGAGGACCTCAAAAATGGGTGTatggggggagagaagagagggtgCCCCAGGGGGTAGAAGGCCTGTGACCAACATTTTGCATTCAGGAATGAGCCTGAGGTGTCTAGGAGAACAGGCTAGGGCTAGGGAGCTAGGGCTCCTGTGTGGGAGCCGTGGGAGGAGTTTGGAAAGGCAGGCTAGGGTGTCTTCAAACCACACAGAATAAAGTTCAGAGTCTAATCCTGAGGGTCTAACAATGGTAAAGACTctcctggaaagaaagaaaggggtaAGCAGGGCCACATGGGGTAGAGGCACATGTCAGACCTGCATGGCGGAGGAATGTGTGGTTGGATGCAGGTAGTTGGGCCATCCCACCCTTCTGGAAGCTCGTTTGAAGTCCTGGCTTTCTCTCACGTTCCCTTCTGCAAACTGGCTCAGCGCCAGCCGGTCCCAAAAGGTTTGGCCATGCTGCAGTCCCTGCCATCTGTCCTTGAATGCACATTGACAAACCAGGAAGATACCCAGGGCCATCCTTGACTCAACTCAAGTTTgcagcttgctcctccctccggTCCATAGGGCAGGTGGTGGCCAGCACAAACATGTGTGTGATGTTTGCACAGAGTGAATGAAAAGAAGCAACTGGATGGTTTTGCACCTTGACTGCTGTGTAAATGCAGAAGCTGTAGGACTGCTTCCCTTCCAGCCTGGCCTCCTGGTCCTTCCTGAAGTCCTGTGATGGCTTCTGAGCTGCTCTGTACAGCCCTGGATTCCTTGCACCTTGGAATCCAGCAATGCACAGCCCTCAGCCACATGCTGGAGGCAGGAGAAGCTCCTGCCCGGGGATCAGGCCTCACCCCTGCCTGTCCAGCCCTCTGAGGACAGAACCTCAGCAGCTAATAAATGCAGACATCGGCTCTCCAGATAGTATGGGGACCCTGGATAGGAAGCTGAGTAGGGCGAACTTCTAGTTTCCCTTTAGCCTTTGGGGTACCCCACTCGACCCTCCCTGACAGACACAGATGAAACCTGCAACGCCTGGCCCAGACCCCCAGTCCTCAGTTCTTCCCAAGACCCCCACATGGTGACTcatgtggtttctgtctcccccaCAGCTCCTCCCAGCTTCCCTTCCCCATCCTAGCTCTCCCAGACCTTATCTCCTGGTGCAGCGATGTTCCCTCATGCTATTCCATCTCCCATCCCCTTGCATGTGAGTAAAGAGATGAAATAAAGCTGAGGCCAGTGCTCATTCAGCTGTGGGATCCTTCTTTAGCATCCCCACACCATTCAAGCCCTGCTGGAGCCCCAGATGTTTGCACGCCAGCTGAGAGGGTGCCATTGGCATTCCTCATGTGGACCTGGAGGGTCTGCCCTGGGTCCCCACTGGAAAGTCACCCTTTGGTCAGGTGCAGGGATGAAGGGGCTGGAGCACACACTTGTCCCTACTGCCCCTGTGTCACCACACACCCCTCTGTGCTTGAGCCTGGCATCGGCTCTTGATCTGTGCCCAACAGGGTACAATCGATCTCTTCCAGGGTGGTGGCCCAAGGTCACTGTCCCCTCCCCTACAAAGAACAGGTCAAGCCAACAAAACAATCAAACCACAAAGCAAATAGTACAATTTTAATTCATCCACAAGTCAAATAGAAAGAAGGTAAAAGAGTGTTTTGCACAAACACAAGGGAGGGAGGAGTGAGGCAGGTGGGAAAGGAGGGCGGAGAAAAGGAGAAgtaagaaaagagggagagaaggaaggggcaaggtcaaggagagagagagaaagggcacgGGGAAGAGAGTAGATTGTGGTCCAAGTCCTGTTTTGGCCTcgtctctccccttctccccgaCGCTTGGCGTGTTGACAACACAGCGTCCTGTGCCCGGACTCCCAATAGCTTGTTCTTGGACTGTGTCCCAGGTCCCCCCTCAGGGGGGCACACGGCTGTCAGCCCAGACCACACTCACATTAAATAAATTCCAATATACACTGTACAAGAAAGCCAGGCCCGTCCCTCATCTCGCCAGCCGCCCACCCCCAAAGGAaagcccctccccagctcctctgTGCATCAGGGGACCTCCGTGGGCGGAAGAAGAAGGAATGGCTTGGCTCCAATAGGCGTGCCATGTCTATGCGGAAAGCCATCGTGGCCACTAGGGGCACCAGTGTgacacccctacccccaccccaggggggcAGGCGGGTGTGAGGAGGGAGTGGCCAGCGGCAGCCGTGCTCCCTCTGAGCCCTCTTTGTCACCCCCTGGCATCTAGAGCCCTGAGTCCCCTCGGTCCAGCTGCAGCCTGAGCAGCACAgtctgggggttggggtggggagagggggtcgTGCAAAGTGGCAAGGGAAGAAGGActcccctctgccttccccctgaGAAGACCCACATGACCAAAGGCAAGGCAGGGGCCGGGGCGCAGGGGAGGTAACACTACAGGCAGGGGTAGAAGACGCAGGCAGGTGGCGCCCACCCTCCCTCACTCTGCAGGCGGGTGGGCCAGATTGGCCAGAACTTTGGCCTGGTCTACGGCATCGAGCAGGTTTTTGGCGTCCACGGCCAGGGTGTGGGAGGCTGTGAGCATCTGCCGCTTGCACTCCTCGCTCAGGGAGGTCACGGCATTTTGCTGGGCGAGGCGCATCTTATTGATGAGCTCTGCTAGATCCTTGTTGAGCAGTTTCTGGGTCCCCTCAA
This genomic interval carries:
- the CHRNA2 gene encoding neuronal acetylcholine receptor subunit alpha-2, with the protein product MTKAHLFSTGTVHWVPPAIYKSSCSIDVTFFPFDQQNCKMKFGSWTYDKAKIDLEQMEQMVDLKDYWESGEWAIVNATGTYNTKKYDCCAEIYPDVTYYFVIRRLPLFYTINLIIPCLLISCLTVLVFYLPSDCGEKITLCISVLLSLTVFLLLITDIIPSTSLVIPLIGEYLLFTMIFVTLSIVITVFVLNVHHRSPSTHTMPRWVRVAFLGCVPRWLLMNRPLPPLEPHDAPDLKPSSSYHWLETNVDAEEREEEGEEEEEDRWVWAAHSSPAVGALCSHGGLHQRASGPRAEAQLQEGGLLLSPRIQKALEGVHYIADHLRSEDADSSVKEDWKYVAMVIDRIFLWLFIIVCFLGTVGLFLPPFLAGMI